Proteins co-encoded in one Oncorhynchus masou masou isolate Uvic2021 chromosome 22, UVic_Omas_1.1, whole genome shotgun sequence genomic window:
- the cd59b gene encoding CD59 glycoprotein yields the protein MIHVFDLVCLLILHFPKEYGLIFRGHYKAAKMKRSLGLCLVVCFGILDLGCALRCFKCSDYTGRCENVQDCTYEDSCLSLSERGGKTIRQCIRYTDCDNSRLSQMFPAVSGFTYRCCNSNLCNSSTTIATRGPVFALMGSLLVFWWSSL from the exons ATGATTCATGTGTTTGATCTAGTTTGTCTGCTGATTTTACATTTTCCTAAAGAATACGGTCTTATATTTAGGGGACATTACAAGGCAGCAAAAATGAAGCGCTCCCTTGGACTTTGCTTGGTGGTCTGTTTTGGGATACTCGATTTGG gcTGTGCACTTCGTTGCTTCAAGTGCTCCGATTACACAGGACGCTGCGAAAATGTTCAAGACTGCACTTATGAAGATTCCTGTTTATCTCTGAGTGAAAGAG GTGGGAAGACAATTCGACAGTGTATCAGATACACAGACTGTGACAATTCTCGACTTTCCCAGATGTTCCCTGCCGTCTCCGGGTTCACGTACCGGTGTTGCAACAGCAACCTGTgtaatagtagtaccactattgCCACGAGAGGGCCAGTTTTCGCTTTGATGGGGTCACTATTGGTCTTCTGGTGGTCCTCACTGTGA